In Caldisericaceae bacterium, a single window of DNA contains:
- the pheS gene encoding phenylalanine--tRNA ligase subunit alpha produces MEFSEDIEKQFFEKIENIKDLSELKKIEIEYLGKKGIVQDFYKKIRELPEEKRKEFGEKVNNLRNIIESSIESKKAQLESSLADLKLLNEKIDITLPGLHFQRGSIHVLTKVIEEVKSIFVSMGFDVFSGPDIEDDYYNFEALNIPEHHPARDMQDTFYLAKKILLRTQTSPMQIRSMEKLKPPIRMIAIGRCYRRDALDSSHSPQFHQVEGLVVDKGISFANLKATLSEFSKKMFGESTRIRFTPSYFPFVEPGSETSISCVMCGGKGCPVCKYTGFLEMGGSGMVHPNVFKNVGIDPDEFQGFAFGWGIERIAMVKYGIPDIRYFYQNDLRFLKQF; encoded by the coding sequence ATGGAATTTAGTGAAGATATTGAAAAGCAGTTTTTTGAAAAAATTGAAAATATTAAAGATCTTTCTGAATTAAAAAAGATAGAAATAGAGTATCTTGGTAAAAAAGGCATTGTGCAGGATTTTTATAAAAAAATTAGAGAACTCCCTGAAGAAAAGCGTAAAGAATTTGGCGAAAAAGTAAATAACCTTAGGAATATTATTGAATCATCTATTGAAAGTAAAAAAGCACAGCTTGAGAGTTCATTAGCGGATCTTAAACTTTTAAACGAAAAAATAGATATTACTCTACCTGGATTACATTTTCAAAGAGGGAGTATTCATGTTTTAACAAAAGTAATAGAGGAAGTAAAATCAATTTTTGTTTCTATGGGATTTGATGTCTTTTCTGGGCCTGATATCGAAGACGATTATTACAACTTTGAAGCGCTGAATATTCCCGAACATCATCCTGCAAGAGATATGCAGGACACCTTCTATTTAGCAAAAAAAATTCTTTTAAGAACACAAACTTCTCCTATGCAGATTCGCTCCATGGAGAAATTAAAACCTCCAATAAGAATGATTGCAATTGGGCGATGCTATAGAAGAGATGCACTTGATAGTTCCCATTCACCACAATTCCACCAGGTTGAGGGGCTCGTTGTTGATAAAGGAATTTCTTTTGCTAACTTAAAAGCAACGTTAAGTGAGTTTTCAAAAAAGATGTTTGGTGAAAGTACCCGTATTCGATTTACCCCTTCTTATTTTCCTTTTGTTGAACCAGGTTCTGAAACCTCTATCTCTTGCGTGATGTGTGGGGGTAAAGGTTGTCCAGTTTGTAAGTACACTGGCTTTCTTGAAATGGGTGGCTCAGGGATGGTTCATCCAAATGTTTTTAAGAATGTAGGGATTGACCCTGATGAGTTCCAAGGATTTGCTTTTGGTTGGGGTATAGAGAGAATTGCAATGGTAAAGTATGGTATCCCAGATATAAGGTACTTTTATCAAAATGATTTAAGATTTCTTAAACAATTTTAG